From one Catellatospora sp. IY07-71 genomic stretch:
- a CDS encoding ABC transporter ATP-binding protein, producing MSQLTGGRVLRRALREQAGRITGSAVLSTGHQAGEALVPVVIGVVVDRAVGTGSPEALLLWIGVLALVFTTLSFSFRFGARLGERAAEQAGHRLRVRVTERVLDPRGGADTGRLPGALASIATGDAGRVGMVALVLPLGVAAIAGLAVGAVALLRVSLPLGLLVLLGTPLMMLLAHLLGRPLQRRSEEEQERAAHAAGLAADLVGGLRVLKGIGAERAAAERYRLSSRAALTATLHAAGAKARHDGTLLAVNGLFLALVALLGGRLAADGDISIGALVAAVGMAQYLTGPLSLMVWVNGELAQGRGSAGRIAEVLNSPPAVGGDAELPGPVKGQVTVHGLTHAGLDGLDLDVPAGAFVGIVATDPAHADALVACLSREREPARGTVTLDGLDLSGVDPDAVRGALLVAAHDADLFEGSLRADIDPAGAVRAGTDPAGAVRPSTDPAAAQGGRADSGPRTRPDGPRVPAPREGAGHTDRLARALAASAADEVAAALPGGLDGLVGERGRTLSGGQRQRVALARALATDPPVLVLHEPTTAVDAVTESRIAQGVRRLREGRTTVVITTSPALLSTADTVHLVEGGAVTASGTHEQLVREHAAYRAAVLA from the coding sequence ATGTCCCAGCTCACCGGCGGCCGTGTGCTGCGCCGGGCCCTGCGCGAGCAGGCGGGCCGGATCACCGGCAGCGCCGTGCTCAGCACCGGGCACCAGGCCGGCGAGGCCCTGGTCCCGGTGGTGATCGGCGTGGTGGTGGACCGCGCCGTGGGCACCGGCTCGCCGGAGGCGCTGCTGCTGTGGATCGGCGTGCTGGCGCTGGTGTTCACCACGCTGTCGTTCAGCTTCCGGTTCGGCGCCCGGCTCGGCGAGCGCGCCGCCGAGCAGGCCGGGCACCGGCTGCGGGTACGCGTCACCGAACGGGTCCTCGACCCGCGCGGCGGCGCCGACACCGGCCGCCTGCCCGGCGCGCTGGCCAGCATCGCCACCGGCGACGCGGGCCGGGTCGGCATGGTCGCGCTGGTGCTGCCGCTCGGCGTGGCCGCGATCGCGGGCCTGGCCGTCGGCGCGGTCGCGCTGCTGCGGGTGTCGCTGCCGCTCGGCCTGCTGGTGCTGCTCGGCACGCCGCTGATGATGCTGCTGGCGCACCTGCTCGGCCGCCCGCTGCAGCGGCGCAGCGAGGAGGAGCAGGAACGCGCCGCGCACGCCGCCGGGCTCGCCGCCGACCTGGTCGGCGGGCTGCGCGTGCTCAAGGGCATCGGCGCGGAGCGGGCCGCCGCGGAGCGCTACCGGCTCAGCAGCCGCGCCGCGCTGACCGCGACCCTGCACGCCGCCGGGGCCAAGGCCCGCCACGACGGCACCCTGCTGGCCGTCAACGGCCTGTTCCTCGCGCTGGTCGCGCTGCTCGGCGGCAGGCTCGCCGCCGACGGCGACATCAGCATCGGAGCGCTGGTCGCCGCGGTCGGCATGGCGCAGTACCTGACCGGCCCGCTGTCGCTGATGGTATGGGTCAACGGCGAGCTGGCCCAGGGCCGCGGCAGCGCCGGACGCATCGCCGAGGTGCTGAACTCCCCGCCCGCCGTGGGCGGCGACGCGGAGCTGCCCGGCCCGGTGAAGGGGCAGGTCACCGTGCATGGCCTCACCCATGCCGGGCTGGACGGCCTGGACCTGGACGTGCCCGCGGGCGCGTTCGTCGGCATCGTCGCCACCGACCCGGCCCACGCCGACGCGCTGGTGGCCTGCCTGAGCCGCGAGCGCGAGCCCGCCCGGGGCACCGTCACCCTGGACGGGCTCGACCTGTCCGGGGTGGACCCCGACGCCGTACGCGGCGCGCTGCTCGTCGCCGCACACGACGCGGACCTGTTCGAGGGCAGCCTGCGCGCCGACATCGATCCTGCGGGCGCTGTGCGGGCAGGCACCGATCCTGCGGGCGCTGTGCGGCCGAGCACCGACCCGGCCGCCGCCCAGGGCGGGCGGGCCGACAGCGGCCCGCGGACCAGACCGGACGGACCCCGCGTGCCCGCCCCGCGCGAGGGTGCGGGTCACACCGACCGGCTTGCTAGGGCGCTGGCGGCATCGGCCGCCGACGAGGTCGCGGCGGCGCTGCCCGGTGGGCTGGACGGGCTGGTCGGCGAGCGCGGCCGGACCCTGTCCGGCGGGCAGCGCCAGCGGGTCGCCCTGGCCCGCGCGCTGGCCACCGACCCGCCGGTGCTGGTGCTGCACGAGCCGACCACGGCCGTGGACGCGGTCACCGAGTCCCGCATCGCCCAGGGCGTACGCCGCCTGCGCGAGGGCCGCACCACCGTGGTCATCACGACCAGCCCGGCGCTGCTGTCCACCGCCGACACCGTGCATCTCGTCGAGGGCGGTGCCGTCACCGCCTCCGGCACCCACGAGCAGCTCGTCCGCGAGCACGCCGCCTACCGCGCGGCGGTCCTGGCATGA
- a CDS encoding ArgE/DapE family deacylase, translated as MNELTELLSELVRVPSVGGTPAEAGIQTMLAEWMRETGLEVDLWELPLERLTADPAFPGMEVPRERAYGLVGRLPGTGGGRSLMFNGHVDVVPPGDLAAWTDDPFSGRVEQGRVYGRGACDMKGGLVAALLAVKQLKQARLSGDVLVACVVGEEDGGLGTYGLLDRGWRADACVIPEPTGLAVVPANAGALTFRLRVTGQSTHAARRTGGVSAIEKFLPVFAALRELEAARNRDVDPLMRAWDLPYALEIGTVHAGDWSSSVPGELVAEGRYGVALDESPARAKAALEAAVAAACAADPWLAAHPVTVEWWGGQFAPARNPDPALTEALVAATGTEPARWGAPYGSDLRLLAAAGIPAVQYGPGDIDLAHAPDEFVPIAEVAAASATLVRLASAHSA; from the coding sequence GTGAACGAGCTGACCGAACTGCTGTCCGAACTCGTCCGCGTGCCGAGCGTGGGCGGGACCCCGGCCGAGGCGGGCATCCAGACGATGCTCGCCGAGTGGATGCGCGAGACCGGCCTGGAGGTCGACCTCTGGGAGCTGCCGCTGGAGCGGCTCACCGCCGATCCCGCCTTCCCCGGCATGGAGGTGCCCCGCGAGCGCGCGTACGGGCTGGTCGGGCGGCTGCCCGGCACGGGCGGCGGCCGGTCGCTGATGTTCAACGGGCACGTCGACGTGGTGCCGCCCGGCGACCTGGCGGCGTGGACGGACGACCCGTTCTCCGGCCGGGTCGAGCAGGGCCGCGTCTACGGCCGGGGCGCCTGCGACATGAAGGGCGGCCTGGTCGCCGCGCTGCTCGCGGTCAAGCAGCTCAAACAGGCACGGCTGTCCGGTGACGTGCTGGTCGCGTGCGTGGTGGGCGAGGAGGACGGCGGCCTGGGCACGTACGGCCTGCTGGACCGCGGCTGGCGGGCCGACGCGTGCGTCATCCCCGAGCCGACCGGGCTGGCCGTGGTGCCCGCCAACGCAGGCGCGCTGACGTTCCGGCTGCGGGTCACCGGCCAGTCCACCCACGCCGCCCGCCGGACCGGCGGGGTCAGCGCGATCGAGAAGTTCCTGCCGGTCTTCGCCGCCCTGCGCGAGCTGGAGGCGGCCCGCAACCGTGACGTCGACCCGCTGATGCGCGCCTGGGACCTGCCGTACGCGCTGGAGATCGGCACCGTGCACGCGGGCGACTGGTCCTCCTCGGTGCCCGGCGAGCTGGTCGCCGAGGGCCGCTACGGCGTGGCGCTGGACGAGAGCCCGGCGCGGGCCAAGGCGGCGCTGGAGGCGGCCGTGGCCGCGGCCTGCGCCGCCGACCCGTGGCTGGCCGCGCACCCGGTGACCGTCGAGTGGTGGGGCGGGCAGTTCGCCCCCGCCCGCAACCCCGACCCGGCGCTGACCGAGGCGCTCGTCGCCGCGACCGGGACCGAACCGGCCCGCTGGGGCGCGCCGTACGGCAGCGACCTGCGGCTGCTCGCCGCGGCGGGCATCCCCGCCGTCCAGTACGGACCGGGCGACATCGACCTGGCCCACGCCCCCGACGAGTTCGTGCCGATCGCCGAGGTCGCCGCGGCGAGCGCGACCCTGGTCCGGCTTGCCTCAGCTCACTCCGCCTGA
- the ligD gene encoding non-homologous end-joining DNA ligase yields MARDGETRDGVELTNLDQPLFDGAGATKRDLVDYLDAVHERMVPVLRDRPLSVMRVRPGQPPFMQKNLPKYTPDWVRSVTVWAEASHREVTYALCDDRRTLVWFANQRAVEYHAALALASDPAQPTHLILDLDPPEGEHFDLAVQGALLVRRALADCGLDGAVKTSGSKGVHVFVPLDGTAGHEDVAAATRAVAARAERLDPQLATTAFIREDRHGKVFLDATRSGGATVVATYSPRIRPGLPVSFPVSWSEVENVTPADFTVRTVPDLVAKRDPWVDCMPAPQALPADLVEEGHTIPIARVQAMHEGKRRAKAKREAGTTDA; encoded by the coding sequence ATGGCCCGTGACGGTGAGACGCGCGACGGCGTGGAGCTGACCAACCTCGACCAGCCCCTGTTCGACGGGGCCGGGGCGACCAAACGCGACCTGGTGGACTACCTGGACGCGGTGCACGAGCGGATGGTCCCGGTGCTGCGCGACCGGCCGCTGTCGGTGATGCGGGTCCGGCCGGGGCAGCCGCCGTTCATGCAGAAGAACCTGCCCAAGTACACCCCGGACTGGGTGCGCTCGGTGACGGTGTGGGCCGAGGCGTCGCACCGCGAGGTCACCTACGCCCTCTGCGACGACCGGCGCACCCTGGTCTGGTTCGCCAACCAGCGCGCGGTCGAGTACCACGCCGCGCTGGCCCTGGCCTCCGATCCCGCGCAGCCGACCCACCTCATCCTCGACCTGGACCCGCCGGAGGGCGAGCACTTCGACCTAGCGGTGCAGGGCGCCTTGCTGGTACGCCGCGCGCTGGCCGACTGCGGGCTGGACGGCGCGGTCAAGACCAGCGGCAGCAAGGGCGTGCACGTGTTCGTGCCGCTGGACGGCACGGCGGGCCACGAGGACGTCGCCGCCGCGACCCGGGCCGTGGCCGCCCGCGCCGAACGCCTCGACCCGCAGCTCGCCACCACCGCGTTCATCCGCGAGGACCGCCACGGCAAGGTCTTCCTCGACGCGACCCGCTCCGGTGGGGCCACGGTCGTGGCGACCTACAGTCCCCGTATCCGCCCCGGCCTGCCGGTGTCGTTCCCGGTGTCCTGGTCCGAGGTGGAGAACGTCACCCCCGCCGACTTCACCGTCCGCACCGTGCCCGACCTGGTCGCCAAGCGCGACCCGTGGGTGGACTGCATGCCCGCCCCGCAGGCGCTGCCCGCCGACCTGGTCGAGGAGGGCCACACCATCCCCATCGCCCGCGTCCAGGCCATGCACGAGGGCAAACGCCGCGCCAAAGCCAAACGCGAAGCCGGCACCACCGACGCCTGA
- a CDS encoding ATP-binding protein — protein sequence MTTELTPALLRTLFLFEALDDEQLDWLAEHGRIECIPAGPIYTEGDEATCFYVLLTGTVAISRLVHGDHVEVSRTDQRGVYAGAMQAYLGERVPQRYANSLLAISDVEVFVLPSEQFAHMMRDWFPMAMHLLEGLFFGMRSMQTVIGERERLLALGSLSAGLTHELNNPAAAAVRATAVLRQRVAGMRHKLSLIADGRLDGTKLRALVDLQEEAVKRIDAAPQLTPVQTSDAEDTLADWLEERDITGAWDIAPTLVAGGVDQEWLQQVSDTVGEENFESAVRWLTYTLETELLMGEIDDSVTRISGLVSAAKQYSQLDRAPYQEVDVNDLVKATLAMFAGKLGKGVNVVKELDRTLPKIPAYAAELNQVWTNLIDNALGAMGETGTLTVRTGRENGNVFVEVGDTGPGIDPVIRPRIFEPFFTTKPVGEGTGLGLDISYRIVVNKHHGDIRVESAPGDTRFRVLLPIEAPAE from the coding sequence GTGACCACCGAACTCACCCCCGCACTCCTGAGGACCCTGTTCCTGTTCGAGGCCCTCGACGACGAGCAGCTCGACTGGCTCGCCGAGCACGGCCGGATCGAGTGCATCCCGGCCGGTCCGATCTACACCGAGGGCGACGAGGCGACCTGCTTCTACGTCCTGCTCACCGGCACCGTCGCGATCAGCCGCCTGGTGCACGGCGACCACGTCGAGGTCAGCCGCACCGACCAGCGCGGCGTGTACGCCGGGGCCATGCAGGCCTACCTCGGCGAGCGGGTGCCGCAGCGCTACGCCAACTCGCTGCTGGCCATCAGCGACGTCGAGGTGTTCGTGCTGCCCTCCGAGCAGTTCGCGCACATGATGCGCGACTGGTTCCCGATGGCCATGCACCTGCTGGAGGGCCTGTTCTTCGGCATGCGCAGCATGCAGACGGTCATCGGCGAGCGGGAGCGGCTGCTGGCGCTCGGCTCGCTGTCGGCCGGCCTCACCCACGAGCTGAACAACCCGGCCGCGGCCGCCGTACGCGCCACCGCCGTGCTGCGCCAGCGCGTCGCCGGGATGCGGCACAAGCTGTCCCTGATCGCCGACGGCCGCCTCGACGGCACCAAGCTGCGGGCACTGGTCGACCTGCAGGAGGAGGCGGTCAAGCGGATCGACGCCGCACCGCAGCTCACCCCGGTGCAGACGTCCGACGCCGAGGACACCCTCGCCGACTGGCTGGAGGAGCGCGACATCACCGGAGCATGGGACATCGCCCCGACACTTGTCGCGGGCGGCGTGGACCAGGAGTGGCTGCAGCAGGTCTCCGACACGGTCGGCGAGGAGAACTTCGAGTCGGCGGTCCGCTGGCTGACCTACACCCTCGAGACCGAGCTGCTGATGGGCGAGATCGACGACTCGGTCACCCGCATCTCCGGCCTGGTCTCCGCGGCCAAGCAGTACTCGCAGCTCGATCGGGCGCCGTACCAGGAGGTCGACGTCAACGATCTGGTCAAGGCGACGCTGGCCATGTTCGCCGGGAAGCTCGGCAAGGGCGTGAACGTGGTCAAGGAGCTGGACCGCACGCTCCCGAAGATCCCCGCGTACGCCGCCGAGCTGAACCAGGTGTGGACCAACCTGATCGACAACGCGCTCGGCGCGATGGGCGAGACGGGCACGCTCACCGTGCGCACCGGCCGTGAGAACGGCAACGTCTTCGTCGAGGTGGGCGACACGGGGCCGGGCATCGACCCGGTGATCCGGCCGCGCATCTTCGAACCGTTCTTCACCACCAAGCCGGTCGGCGAGGGCACCGGCCTGGGCCTGGACATCTCCTACCGGATCGTGGTCAACAAGCACCACGGCGACATCCGGGTGGAGTCCGCGCCCGGCGACACCCGCTTCCGGGTGCTGCTGCCCATCGAGGCGCCGGCCGAATAA
- a CDS encoding lysine N(6)-hydroxylase/L-ornithine N(5)-oxygenase family protein, producing MPDFTLGSGADVIHDIVGVGFGPSNLALALAADESPVPVSAVFLERQAEFGWHRGMLLDDATMQVSFMKDLVTLRNPASRYSFLCYLHSRGRLIDFINHKNLFPLRVEFHDYLEWAARQVGDVVRYGHEVVDVHPVYENGRAAYLNVIAQGPRTAIALRARNVVFATGLRPELPAGVQPSPRVWHSHDLLRQVDQWTGARRFVVVGAGQSAAEATAFLHERFPQAEVCSVFSRYGYSPADDSPFANRIFDPGAVDDFFAAPPQTKQLLLDYHRGTNYSVVDLDLINDLYRRMYQEKVLGRERLRMYNASRVTGAEDLGDRVRVGISSLITGEQSALDADVMICATGYRQADPSGLLGELAAHVDRDEHGRLVAGRDYRLATGAELGCGIYLQGGTEHTHGITSSLLSATAVRAGEILQSVLEHRDAPADPSPAELSALIRSVPAGAVEFATA from the coding sequence ATGCCAGACTTCACGCTCGGTTCCGGTGCAGACGTCATCCACGACATCGTGGGCGTGGGATTCGGGCCGTCCAACCTGGCCCTGGCCCTCGCCGCCGACGAGAGCCCCGTCCCGGTCAGCGCCGTCTTCCTGGAGCGGCAGGCCGAGTTCGGCTGGCACCGCGGCATGCTGCTCGACGACGCCACCATGCAGGTGTCGTTCATGAAGGACCTGGTAACCCTGCGCAACCCGGCGAGCCGCTACAGCTTCCTGTGCTACCTGCACAGCCGCGGCCGGCTTATCGACTTCATCAACCACAAGAACCTGTTCCCGCTGCGCGTCGAGTTCCACGACTACCTGGAGTGGGCGGCCCGGCAGGTCGGCGACGTGGTGCGCTACGGCCACGAGGTCGTCGACGTGCATCCGGTGTACGAGAACGGCCGCGCGGCGTACCTCAACGTCATCGCGCAGGGCCCGCGCACCGCCATCGCGCTGCGCGCCCGCAACGTGGTCTTCGCGACCGGCCTGCGTCCCGAGCTGCCCGCGGGCGTGCAGCCGTCCCCTCGCGTCTGGCACAGCCACGACCTGCTGCGCCAGGTCGACCAGTGGACCGGCGCGCGCCGCTTCGTGGTGGTCGGCGCCGGGCAGAGCGCCGCCGAGGCGACCGCGTTCCTGCACGAGCGCTTCCCGCAGGCGGAGGTGTGCTCGGTCTTCTCGCGCTACGGCTACAGCCCGGCCGACGACAGCCCGTTCGCCAACCGCATCTTCGACCCGGGCGCCGTGGACGACTTCTTCGCCGCCCCGCCGCAGACCAAGCAGCTGCTGCTCGACTACCACCGGGGCACCAACTACTCGGTGGTCGACCTCGACCTGATCAACGACCTCTACCGGCGGATGTACCAGGAGAAGGTGCTCGGCCGGGAGCGGCTGCGCATGTACAACGCGAGCCGGGTCACCGGGGCCGAGGATCTGGGCGACCGGGTACGCGTCGGGATCTCCTCGCTGATCACCGGCGAGCAGAGCGCGCTGGACGCGGACGTCATGATCTGCGCGACCGGCTACCGCCAGGCCGACCCGTCCGGGTTGCTCGGCGAGCTGGCCGCGCACGTGGACCGCGACGAGCACGGGCGGCTGGTCGCGGGCCGCGACTACCGGCTGGCCACCGGGGCGGAGCTGGGCTGCGGCATCTACCTGCAGGGCGGCACCGAGCACACGCACGGCATCACGTCGTCGCTGCTGTCGGCGACGGCTGTACGCGCGGGGGAGATCCTGCAGTCCGTGCTGGAGCACCGCGACGCCCCGGCCGACCCGAGCCCGGCGGAGCTGTCCGCGCTGATCCGCTCGGTGCCGGCCGGGGCGGTGGAGTTCGCGACGGCGTAG
- a CDS encoding NAD(P)-dependent oxidoreductase has product MRIVNRVLVTGAAGRLGRAALELLAREGIAATAFDLRDPGDLKADRVVVGDSGDAVAVRDALSGVDAVVHCAAIPAPTLGTAQQVFCGNTRGTFTVLEEAAQAGVGRAVLAGSQSAYGFAWAPEPFAPHYLPLDEAHPLLAADPYALSKQVDEQIGEMINRRYGMTVVVLRFPLLGGLDERLPEYAERYRREPAEGARSLWAYLEDRDAAAANLLALTRPLTGCHAILVAAPQTLAALPTEELLDRFHPGVPRRIAFPGRAVPLDLSRATELLGLVPRHLCD; this is encoded by the coding sequence GTGCGGATCGTGAACCGGGTGCTGGTGACCGGCGCCGCCGGGCGGCTGGGCCGGGCCGCGCTGGAGCTGCTCGCCCGCGAGGGCATCGCCGCCACCGCCTTCGACCTGCGTGATCCCGGCGATCTGAAGGCCGACCGGGTCGTGGTCGGGGACAGCGGCGATGCCGTGGCGGTGCGTGACGCGCTGTCGGGCGTGGACGCGGTGGTGCACTGCGCCGCGATCCCGGCCCCCACCCTGGGCACGGCCCAACAGGTGTTCTGCGGCAACACGCGGGGCACGTTCACCGTGCTGGAGGAGGCGGCGCAGGCGGGCGTGGGCAGGGCGGTGCTGGCGGGCAGCCAGTCGGCGTACGGGTTCGCCTGGGCGCCGGAGCCCTTCGCGCCGCACTACCTGCCGCTGGACGAGGCGCACCCGCTGCTGGCCGCCGACCCGTACGCGCTGAGCAAGCAGGTCGACGAGCAGATCGGCGAGATGATCAACCGCCGGTACGGCATGACCGTCGTCGTGCTGCGCTTTCCGCTGCTCGGCGGCCTGGACGAGCGCCTGCCCGAGTATGCCGAGCGCTACCGGCGGGAGCCGGCCGAAGGCGCGCGTTCGCTGTGGGCCTACCTGGAGGACCGGGACGCGGCCGCCGCGAACCTGCTGGCCCTGACCCGGCCGCTGACCGGGTGTCACGCGATCCTGGTGGCCGCGCCGCAGACGCTGGCCGCGCTGCCGACCGAGGAACTGCTGGACCGCTTCCACCCGGGTGTGCCGCGGCGGATCGCGTTCCCGGGCCGGGCGGTGCCGCTGGACCTGTCCCGCGCCACGGAACTGCTCGGGCTGGTGCCGCGGCACCTGTGCGACTGA
- a CDS encoding methionyl-tRNA formyltransferase — MRVAMFGYQTWGHRTLQALLEAPDLEVVLVVTHPKSDHAYERIWSDSVAELAVAHGVPMLERARPDDDELFTQLKEAEPDVIVATNWRTWIPPHIFSLPRHGTLNIHDSLLPKYAGFSPLIWALLNGEPEVGVTAHMMDDTLDAGDIVLQWSVPVGERDTTVDLFHKTLDMFGPITVEGLRLIASGRTDWTPQDRTQASFFHKRADEDLRIDWTWTAEELDRLVRAQCDPYPNAYTYYKGRRIRVVKASVSQAVYGGTPGRVFYREGDGVAIVAGAEARRGKSKGLVIERVRLDDGTELAATDLFRTMGGYLGHFPS, encoded by the coding sequence ATGCGGGTCGCGATGTTCGGATACCAGACCTGGGGCCACCGCACCCTCCAAGCCCTGCTGGAGGCACCGGACCTGGAGGTCGTCCTCGTCGTCACGCATCCGAAGAGCGACCACGCGTACGAGCGCATCTGGAGCGACTCCGTCGCCGAGCTGGCCGTCGCCCACGGCGTACCCATGCTGGAGCGCGCCCGGCCCGACGACGACGAGCTGTTCACGCAGCTCAAGGAGGCCGAGCCGGACGTCATCGTGGCCACCAACTGGCGCACCTGGATCCCGCCCCACATCTTCAGCCTGCCCCGCCACGGCACGCTGAACATCCACGACTCGCTGCTGCCGAAGTATGCGGGCTTCTCGCCGCTGATCTGGGCGCTGCTCAACGGCGAGCCCGAGGTCGGCGTCACCGCGCACATGATGGACGACACCCTCGACGCGGGCGACATCGTGCTGCAGTGGTCGGTGCCGGTCGGCGAGCGCGACACCACCGTGGACCTGTTCCATAAGACGCTCGACATGTTCGGCCCGATCACCGTCGAGGGCCTGCGCCTGATCGCCTCGGGGCGTACCGACTGGACCCCGCAGGACCGCACCCAGGCCAGCTTCTTCCACAAGCGCGCCGACGAGGACCTGCGCATCGACTGGACGTGGACCGCCGAGGAGCTGGACCGCCTGGTCCGCGCCCAGTGCGACCCGTACCCGAACGCGTACACGTACTACAAGGGCCGGCGGATCCGCGTCGTCAAGGCGTCGGTCTCGCAGGCCGTGTACGGCGGCACCCCGGGCCGGGTCTTCTACCGCGAGGGCGACGGCGTCGCGATCGTCGCCGGGGCCGAGGCACGGCGCGGGAAGAGCAAGGGCTTGGTGATCGAGCGGGTACGCCTCGACGACGGCACCGAGCTGGCCGCCACCGACCTGTTCCGGACCATGGGCGGCTACCTGGGACACTTCCCGTCGTGA
- a CDS encoding metallophosphoesterase: MSTGEAVQAVPARRSLRPLLFGLAVTTVLGLLFGVPWWTLLVSGAHWPTPVVVAGTALFGGFALAFPLLMFQGHARGRDWASRIADTTLGVVWVLFTWAILGNVLRAGLALGGVADPLRSRLTAAAVAAVSLVLVVWGYAEAMRVPRVRRVEVALPRLGKGLDGLKVVLLTDTHYGPIERSRWSAGVTEAVNALDPDIVCHTGDIADGTVAQRRAMAAPLGEIRAKLARAYVTGNHEYYGEAEGWLGHMAELGWECLHNRHLVVERGGDRLIVAGVDDITAAHSRTGHSMDHAAALADTDPDLPVLLLAHQPKQIADAVRHGVDLQISGHTHGGQIWPFHYLVKLDQPAVQGLTRHSERTQLYTSRGTGFWGPPLRVFAPSEITELTLRAA, translated from the coding sequence GTGTCGACTGGCGAGGCCGTGCAGGCCGTTCCCGCGCGGCGGTCCCTGCGGCCGCTGCTGTTCGGCCTGGCCGTGACCACGGTCCTCGGGCTGCTGTTCGGGGTGCCCTGGTGGACGCTGCTGGTGTCCGGCGCGCACTGGCCGACGCCCGTCGTGGTGGCCGGCACCGCGCTGTTCGGCGGGTTCGCGCTGGCCTTCCCCTTGCTGATGTTCCAGGGTCACGCTCGCGGCCGCGACTGGGCCTCGCGCATCGCCGACACCACCCTCGGCGTGGTCTGGGTGCTGTTCACCTGGGCGATCCTGGGCAACGTGCTGCGGGCCGGGCTCGCGCTCGGCGGCGTCGCCGACCCGTTGCGGTCCCGCCTCACCGCGGCCGCCGTCGCCGCGGTCTCGCTGGTGCTGGTCGTCTGGGGGTACGCCGAGGCGATGCGGGTGCCTCGGGTGCGCCGGGTCGAGGTGGCCCTCCCCCGGCTCGGCAAGGGGCTCGACGGCCTGAAGGTGGTGCTGCTGACCGACACGCACTACGGCCCGATCGAGCGTTCCCGCTGGTCGGCCGGGGTGACCGAGGCGGTCAACGCGCTGGACCCGGACATCGTCTGCCACACCGGCGACATCGCCGACGGCACGGTCGCCCAGCGCCGGGCCATGGCCGCCCCGCTCGGCGAGATCCGGGCGAAGCTGGCGCGGGCGTACGTCACCGGCAACCACGAGTACTACGGCGAGGCCGAGGGCTGGCTCGGGCACATGGCGGAGCTGGGCTGGGAGTGCCTGCACAACCGGCACCTGGTGGTGGAGCGCGGCGGCGACCGGCTCATCGTCGCCGGAGTGGACGACATCACGGCCGCGCACTCGCGCACCGGCCACTCGATGGACCACGCGGCCGCCCTCGCCGACACCGACCCCGACCTGCCGGTGCTGCTGCTGGCCCACCAGCCCAAGCAGATCGCCGACGCCGTACGCCACGGCGTCGACCTGCAGATCTCCGGCCACACCCACGGCGGCCAGATCTGGCCCTTCCACTACCTGGTCAAGCTCGACCAGCCCGCGGTGCAGGGCCTGACCCGCCACAGCGAGCGCACCCAGCTCTACACCAGCCGCGGCACCGGCTTCTGGGGCCCGCCGCTGCGCGTCTTCGCCCCCAGCGAGATCACCGAACTGACCCTCCGCGCCGCCTGA